In the Balaenoptera musculus isolate JJ_BM4_2016_0621 chromosome 20, mBalMus1.pri.v3, whole genome shotgun sequence genome, GCAGTCAGGAGAATGGGAGCAGAGGATCAGGGTTGAAAGGAATGAGGAGAGAgcctgagaggagagagagggagagatgcaGGAGCAGCAGGGAGGAGACTTGTGGGGAGATGATGGTGAGACAGGCTAACTAGTCAGGTGGAAGGACCTAGACCAGGGGGACCATGAAGGGAGGAGAACTGGAGAGGGAACTCAGCCTAGGAGAGGGAGCAGGCTGGTCTGGGTGAGAGAGGCTAACCCCAAGGAAAAATCCAGTAGGCAGAAGATTTGGGATTGGAAAAGCTGCATAAGAGCTTAAGAGGAAGGAGTGGGAGAAGATGAGCAGTGGTGTGGGGTTTCCAGTGGACAAAAAGGACAGAGAATGTAAGGAGAGAGCTGAGAAGGCACATCCAGGGGCCCCCAGGAGCAGGGTAAGGAAGGCAGAAAGAAGAGTCAGGGAGAGGAAGCGGAGATGCTGAGCAACTCCCGCTTCACCCCAGGCCTCACCTGTGCGCGGCGAGTTAGCTGCGGCAGCCGCAGGAGCAGCTCCGGTTCAGGTCCGCAGCAGCTGTGGCTCCAAGCCCGGCTCCTGTAAATGAGGCTGCGGCTACTGCAGAGCTACGTGACTCCCCCGGAGGGCGGGGCCAGCACCACCCCGCCTTGGCCACGCCTTCTCCCAGGACTGGAGTCAGTGGCAAGGCCACGCCCACAGAGGCGGGGCGACGAGGTGGAGTGACTACTCTGCTGGGACCTCCGAGGTGGTTGCGCACTGTCCCCCTCCCACCTCGTGGGCCAGCCACCAAGGCCCCATGGGCAGGAAATGGCCTCGCCTCATTTCTGCCACAATCGCCTTTACCATGTGCAGAACACTGTGATGGCTGTTGGGGACGAAGCCTGGTCTGGTGAAGGAGGGTCACCTAAACAATCACAACAGTTGGGTTAGGTGGGACACAGGCAACAACAGTGTGGGAGTCCAGGGCAGAGAGTAAGGAACTTAGTTTCTCTGTCCTCACCCCCTTATTCACCAGGGCTACAGGCAGTGAGCCAGGGAACAAGCAGTCCAGTGACCAGAgtatttggggaagaaaaggtGTCGGGGTGTGGGGGGAGACTGGCTTTGGCTCTAGATGCAGTGGGAGGGGTGTGTGGAGGATGCCCAGGCAAGAGGGCCAAGCTGCCTCTCCCATGACCTCATCCACCCACCTCCTACCCAAGAAATAAGATTCAGTGAGCCTgaagaaatacattaaatatactttatttaaatagCATTAAACAGAGCTGGCTCTAAGCCAATTGGTCCTGGTGTTGGGGTAAGGGAGTACTGCAGGTAAAAAGGGGTGAAACAGAGTCCAGCTTTCAGTTTCTTAGCTCAGAAATTCCAGCAATCCCTGTAGCTCCTTGCAACCCCTCACAACCTCTGGGATGGACAGCAGAGTCTGGCAAGAGATACAGAAAAGGCAGCTCAGGGTCACAGGCCAAAGGCCCAAGGCTCCCAGCCCCAAGAAGCACCCACTGAGTTAGAGGGGGGAAAATGGAAGCCACAGAGAAGGGTGCAATAGTGAGTCAGGCCCAGCTCTCAGCAAAGGCTGGGAACCACAGCTATGCTCATCAGTACCCCCTGGGCCAGGCCTTATACCAAGTGCCTTAGTTGCAtcaactccctccctcctttaCCTCATAAATATGCTGAACAATGTCATCTAGTTTCTTTAACTCCTTGTCAGAGCGCCGCAGATTCTCTTCCAGGATGTTTCTCTAAAAAGCAAATAGGATGCATAAGCTCTACGCTTTAAAGAACAACAtagctggcttccctggtggcgcagtggttgagaatctgcctgctaatgcaggcgacacgggttcaagccctggtctgggaagatcccacatgccgcagagcaactaggcccgtgagccacagctactgagcctgcgcgtctggagcctgtgctccgcagcaagagaggccgcgatagtgagaggcccgcgcaccgcgatgaagagtggcccctgcttgccgcaactagagaaagccctcgcacagaaacgaagacccaacactgccaaaaataaataaataaatttaaaaaaagaacaacatagCTTGTGGGGAAAGATAAATATGGCAGGGCACTTGCTAGTGGTGACAGGAAATAGCCCTAGAATGACATGGAAATTCTTACATGGCTCTGGAACTTGACCATGAGTTttgccttctcatttttcatctcCAGGAACATCACCCTCAGCTTGTCCACCTATAGATATGTTCAGATCAGTAGGGGTACAGCCTAGGGTTCCCACCAGTTGCCCAGCTCTTCTGTTAACTCTGAGTCACCTCCTGGGAGAGCCACACTTTCTCCTGGATCCAGTTAGTGGCCATGGGCTGACTGTCGGGGTTCAGCTGGCCTGCCAGGGTCTCTTGGAGCACCTTAGTCTCTGTCTCCGCACGTCGAAGTGAACGGGTGAGCTGGGTCACCTCCTCTCTAAGCCTCTGGGGATGAGAATGGAGAGGTATCTAGTAGCCCTCAAAGGTCCTCTCTATCCTTATCCCATGTGGTGAGCAAGGGTAGACCAGGGGACCCAATTCCCACATTTGGGACCCTGGCTACCAGTGACATAGAAGGCAGAGGCTGGGCATCATGATGAACGTACTATGAGCTCACCACTCTTGTCTATCTGCTCTAGGATCTTCTCGTTCTGCTGCTGTATCACTTCCTGGAGTTCCTTTTCATTCTGTGAGGAAAAGGGAGGTAAGAAGGCAGTGGGAGAGCTGGCTTCTGCAGCCCTTGCCAGGAGATAGGATTTTGTGCCTGACCATGCTCAGCCCAGGTGATACCAATTGATAACACTCCAATTCTTCCTCTAGGGCTATGTCAGGCCAGGCACATTTCCATGTTGAGAGAGTTCTGCTAGAGTTCTAGGTCAGCCTGGAAGATGGGTCAGTCTATAGCTGGTTCCCAAACATGTGAATTGTCTGACCCCAGGAAGGGCAAAACTAGGGCAATGGTTGGAAAATCTCCACCACCCAGATTCCTGGAGAGACAACAGCTCCCAGTGGGCCTTCACAGTTGCCCCAGTTCTTCATCGCTTCACTTCCAGGCCCCTCCTCCACCTTGTAGCGCAAGCACAAGGCCTGGTTCAGCTTCTCTATGTCCGCTTCCTTTGCCTTCTGGGCTTCCTGATGCTGTTCTTCCTGGGCCTGCAGCTGAGCCTGCAGATCACATCTAGGGGAGCGAAGAATTCAGCATTATTCCTGTCCCCACCAGGGGCTGCCCGGGCCCTTGACATAAGGGGCTGCTCACCTGACCTGCCCCCTCTCACCAAGACTGCACACCACTCACATCTTTCGCTGCAGAGTCCTGACAGCCTCTTCTTTAGACTCCTGCAGCAGGGAACACAGGCTCTGAAGCTCCAGAGTCATAGTACTCATTTCTGCCAGGCTATTCTCGATGCCTGGGgtttctgaaagagaaagtacTAGATAGAGGTAGAGCCCTTTAGCTCTGGAAGGAAGGAGCATGTAGCTATCACTTCCACAACTCTTATCCATGTTCCCCACCCACAGGATCTGAATGTCCGGAACATTACTTATCCCAAAAGGCAGAAATGAAATGAGCCCAAGTGAAATTGAGGTTTTTAGAGCAAAGCACTTCTCACTGCTTTAGTCTTTATCATCACTACCAGATCTAGAAATAAGGCAGGATCCCTGGAGCCCATCCTAACCTGTAGGCTGATGGGAAACCGTTGATGCTACTCTGGTGAAAGCACTCTTGTCACTTCCAAGCAAGGGCACAGGAGCTGATTCTGGCTCTAAAACAAAATGCAACCATGGTAGAGGGCCCCTCTGGTGACCCAGTCAAGGGTCGGCCATCACGGGAGCCAGGAAGAGACAGGGTCTGTTGGCGGCATCTTCAACAGCTGAAGATATCAGGAGCAGAGTCACAACTTTCCCACCCCTAAATTCCAGGGCCTTTAACCTTCATCTGCCACTGCTGTCAGGGTGCTTCCCAAAAAGGTGCTGTCACTGGGCAGAGGGTGTTCCTGGGAAGGAGCACAGGCTGTGCTTATCAGGAGGGTCTCTGGTTCAGCCtaagggcaaaggaaaaaaaaacgtCAGCTGCTTTTCAGGGATAGTGGGTTCCCTGAACTTCCAGGTATTCACCGGCCATCTCCTCGGGATGCTGTTCTATATGTCACCTCTCTTCTCTATCTTCAACTTCTCCATTAGCTCCTTTCCCTGAACTTAATTCTCTCTCACTagaacaacaatttaaaaaaaaacaaaaacccttcttCTTACCTTAAGTATGCTTTTAGctactgccttttctttttcccttccattaaaaaaaaaaagaaagaaaagcctacATTTCTTGCCTAAAATTCTCACCATGTATGGACTCACTAGCCCACTACACTCAGGCTTCTGCCCCACCATTCCACAAAAATTCTCATTATTTGGTACACCAATGGCATCGGACACCTTTCAGGTCTTATTTTACCTGACCTATGTGATAACCAATGACCATGCTCTTTTAgaaacttcattttcttcacttgtgTGACATGACTCTCTCTCCTTCACAGGTAGGACTCATGCCTTTCTGGCTATTTCTTCTCTCTATCCACAGGTCTTTCTTTAACTGTGGGCTCCTTTTGGTTCATCCTTGACCCTCTTTACATTCCCCAGGTGGCCTCATCTCAGGAGCTCCACAAAAACATCTACTTCTACATGGATGACCCTTCAATCTGTCTCACTCAACTGGACCTTCTCCCAATCTCCAGGCCCAAAGGCTCAACTACCTGTGAAAAATCTACCAGACTGCTCCACAGTTCATCTGAAATTTAGTATGTATAAAGCTGAGCTAACCATTTTTCCTGTCCCACCCCACCAAAAATCTATTCCTTCACCTGTATTTAAGATCCTAGAGCAGGGGAGCAGCAAATTACAGCCTGTGGTTcaaatctggcctgccacctgtttttgtaaataaagttttattggaacactgcCACATCCATTTCTTTATATACTCTCTATGCCTGCTCTTGagctacaaaggcagagttgagtagctgagACAAAGACCATGTGGCTTGCAAAGCcgaaaatatttatcatattgcACGTAACAGGAAAAGTCTGCCAATCCCAGTTCTAGAGTGTCGCCATCTTTCCAGCAATCTAGAGATCATCATTCACTCTTCCACCGTACTCCTATATCAAACTGGTCACCACGttgttacttttttgttttagatttttttgatgtggaccatttttaaagccttttttattgaattcgttacaatattgcttctgttttatgttttggttttttggccgcgaggcatgtgggatcttagctccccaaccagggatcaaacccgcaccgcctgcattagaaggcgaagtcttaaccactggaccgccagggaagtccccgttcTGTTACTTTTACTTcctaaatatgtattgaattcaTCCAATTCATCCCCTCCTCCGTATCCCTTTAGTTCAAGCCTTAAAAAATCTGGCCTCCTGCCTAGCTCTCCAGCCTTTTCTCCTTATCATCCTTGCCCCACATAGCTCCTATAATCCAATCATAAAGAGCTACCTCCCAGTTCCCAAACTCGCCACATTCCACATGAGCAGGGCCTTGGCCTTGTTCACCTGTAGTCCCAGCACCTAACCCAGGTCTTGTCACAAGGTAGACACTACAAAAAGTACCCATAGTGCCTCTATGACTTTCAtactattccctctgcctggtggGCCTTCCTATATACCCAACCCTGCCCTACAAACTTCTAACCTCAAGACTCTGCCCAAGAGTCACCTGCTCTGAGAAGACATCTTAACTCTCAAAGGTAAAACTGAGGCTCCTTTCTCTGTGGTCATCCAGGCAACCCTCAGTGGCCATCCAGGCAACCCTCTATCACAATCACAAGCCAAGATGACAAGTTTACATCTGTCTGTCTTCCCTGCAAGACTGGATTCCTGTGCTTAGCACACACTGGGGAATGGGGTCAGATCATAAGCAATTCGATTTCAGGATTCTGGCTGTGCCTTTAACTGTTGAATAAGCTAACTAACGCTGCATTCTGAAAAATACCCATTTATTGTTCAGTGTGCACTGTGGGGAAGCCAAAGAAGCAAGGCtaaatttctgctttctttaaatACAGTCTAGTTGAAGAAACCAAACATCCAAGGAAAATTAATACAAGTGCAAAAGGAGAGTAAGTTCATGAGGAATATAGCAGGAGATCACTGAGTCCACTGATGTTTGGGAACATTTCAAAGAAGAAGGTGAACCAGGGAGGATTTTAATAGGAAGGAAAAGGTCTTTCCAGTTTGAAGATAGAAGAGAACGGACGTGGTAACAGCACGCGTCTGGGTGCGAATGGGGATGAGACGTGTGTGTAGTACGTAGGCAGTCTATGGGAGTAAAGGGTTCATAACAGGGAGGTaggagacagaagaagaaaagtttgagTGACAGGTTGAAGACATCCTGTAGGCAACTGAAAGTCACTGAAGGTCACAGATATGGAACAAGAGTAGAATTTTAGGAAGACCATTCTATACAATACGGATACAAGTGGAAAAACTTTCAGTAAACTAGGattagaggggaacttcctcaactggataaagaatatctacaaaaagcCTACAGTTAGCATCATACTTAAAggtgagaaactcaaagctttccctTTAAGGTCAGGTAcgaggcaaggatgtcccctctcaccattCCTTTTCAACACTATAGGGGAAGTTCTAGCTAAcccagtaagacaagaaaaggaaataaaagatatacagttcgggaaggaagaaataaaaccatctttATTCGAAGATACTGATACAATTgtaagggaagagaaggaaacccCGGACCCTACCTTCTCCTTTAGTTTTGTCTGCAGGAAGAGGGTCAGGCTACGGAGTTGCTCAGTCAGCACCCTTAGCTCTTGGGAATACTGGCGTGTCTTCTCCAGGTCTTGCTGCTGTTTCTCTGCCATGGTGCTGGCCAGTTTAGCCCTGAAATACGGAAGGAACAGAGAAGATGGCCAAACACCAGGTGACCTTCTCTGAGCACTTCTCCAAATCCCCACACAGAACTGCGTTCAAAGAGGGGAAACAAGAGGCTCTCGAACCCTGTCACAATTCCCTTCTTGGAGACTTTAGCTTCTAGAAGCGGTCCTGGGAGAGATACACACTAACAGGGAAGCACAGAAAGGCAGAGGTCTTACTTCAGGTTCTCCATGGTGTCCTTCAGGTCCTCACACTGCAGGCTGCGCTCCCGGAGGACTTCCAGGGTGGTTTTCAACTGACACTCAACCTGGCCCAGCTCCAGGTGAGCAACCTGATTCTCTTGTTCTGCAAACTGGGGAGACAGGAGCAGGAAGGAAGGCAAGGAgcgaggaagggaggggggaaaatGCATCTAAGTGGGAAATTTTAGAGTCCTGGGAACAGAGGCTTTTTCCAGTCCAGAGTCTCAAACCTCACCTCAATACCATCAGGGAAGAGTCACACTCCTGCAGCTCCCCTGCCCCAAGCCATCTTCCTTACCTCCAGGGTCTCCTTTAGGTCCTGCACCTCCTTGGCCAGGACCGCCTGTTGTTGCTGCAGCTCTGCCTGCATATGTTTTAATGCCATCTCTTCCTTTTGCCATCTGCCAGAGACCTTACGTTAGATCCCATTGGTCCCATATCCTGGATGCCTACTGCCACAATAACCTGAGAGGAACTCACTGAGCAGCCTTCTCCTCACTGCTCTGGGTAAGCTGGCAGAGCAACTGATCCTTCATGGCCAGGTCCTGGGTACAATGGGCATGCTGACTCTGTAGCTCTTTTAGCTGACTCTCCATGCTGGCCAGAATCTGCAGCTGAGCCCGGAGATCTAGACCAAAATTATCCAAATGACACCATGTGGTCCCCAGGCCCAAACGTCCCCACACTTCTGCTCTAAGACAAGTGCCCTAGAGCACTTTCTTGTGCCACTGCCACACCCCAAGCCTCAGCAGGGTACAACTGcttgcacgcatgcacacacacacacctgttgcCAGGCGACTGTTTTCCAACTCCAGTTGTTCTAGTTGGCTTTTGCAGTCCTCTAAATGGGAAGAGACTCGTTCCAGCTCCCTGGAAACCTAGGAGAAAAAGACAGTTTTCCTCCCACAGCTCCTCCTGAATCAAGAGTCCCAAGACTTAGTCCAGTTTCTCTTTCTGGACAGGACAACAAACCACCTTGATCCTGGGCAAAAACACTGCAGCAAATAAGTCTGATCCTCAGGAAAATGTAGAAACAGGAGAAAAGCTGCTGAAGAAGGTGCTGAAGGCCATCTTATAGCAAAGGGACTGGCTGGTCTCCAAACCCACAGATGGAAAGAAGACAGGTCCCAGGGAAGAGGCTAATGACACCACTCATCAGAAAGGCCTTCTgtagagaagaaggaggaaaccAGGCCTAAGCAGTCCCCACCCCTGGTTTGTACCTGCTGCTTTTCCTCAATTGCAGCATCACGTTCCTGCAGGGTCTGCCGGCTCTTGGCTGTAAATTTCTCTGTGAGTTGTCGAAACCGGCTCAGCAGAGCTGTCCATGTTACACACTACCAGGGGAAGCAAGCAGGTCAGAAGAGCACCCTTGAGAGAAGACTCCTAACGGGGCTGGCTGTGAGCAAAGGAGCAGTATAATGGCCCCAAATACTCACATCCAGTTGCATGGATATCCAGTCCTGCTGCAAGGCTGAAGTAAGACTTGCTGTCTGCTGAGCCAACCCTTCTTGCTCAGTATGAAGCCCTACCTACATGAGAAGGATTGTCAGTGCAGGGGGCCCTGTCCCTCTGGATACAGAGAAGTAGGGGTACATGACCATCCTCCTAGTGTGTCAGTATGGATCCCAGGAAAGAATATGCCCTCAATTACCAGTTGGGTCTGGGTTTCCTTCAAAAGGCCTCTGAATTCCCCCATGGATGCCAGGTCCTGTTCCAGCTGGCTGATGCGCTGGCTGGCGTGTGCACAGAAAACCTCTAGCACTGTCTCTGCCTGTTTAGAGAAGAGGTTGAGAGGACATTGTGGGCAGAGGAAGGATACAGCACAAAAAGCCATAACTATCCGTCACACCAGTAGTTTAGTTCATTATTCCCCAGTGCAAGCAGTTCTCAGACCACCCATCTGTGTCTCAAGTCAATTTGTGTTCCTGCAGGAACCTTAGGAAGAGACCTCCCACATCCAGGAACAAAAGCCTGACACCTTACCGCATCTTTGCCTCTGAGGGCCATTTCCTCTCTGTGCTTTGCCTCCTCCCTTTCTGCTTTGAGGCTCTGGAGCCTTGCCCTCAATTTCTTCAACACATCAAAACAGCAGGACACCAAGGTTTCTGTACGCCGAGACTATAAGATAAGAATCATATACTGTGTCTGGTCTCTTTATTTGGCTGAATTTCAGTCTCACCAAAGGCCTCTGCCTCCATCTGCATGCTGCTTACCTCCTGACTCAGAGCAGTTTTATCTTCATCTAAGTGCAGCAGAGATAGGTGAAGCAAGGATATCAGCTCTTTAGAGACCAGCACCCATGACTGCTGTAGAGGGAGAGATGGTTAGGCTAGATCAAATAAAGTCATTAAGCAGGAAGTAAGCAGGGACACTGAGGAGGAAGCCACCAACCCCAATTTCACGCTCCCAATAAGGAAGAGATGTTCTTAACAAAAGGAAACCTCCCTTCACTACCATGGCTGAGTACCATCCATCATCTGCTAACTGCTCAGGAGTCGCCATTCTTGATCTTCACAGGAGACCCAGCAATGGTATAAGGTCAATCAGCACTTACCATGACATTCCTGGCCTGCCGCAGAGCCTGTCCAATCTCCTGGCTCTCCTGAAGATGCTGAGGTTTCTTACTCATCTAGTTGGAGAAACAGAGTTGCCCCTTTTGCATAGGCAATATGCACCACCAGCAGCTCATTCCCCCTACCACCGAGATACAGGAGCCTTTCCCATTAAAATCAGGAGCAAGGCTCACAGCTTGATGAAGCCAAGTCAGAAAAAATCCAGAGGTAggtaaaaaaattactttttaaaataacttttttttctgattatgtgtttactgtaaaattttggaaataggaaagtgaataaaatggaaaaagaatcatTATCAATTTCACccctagagcagtgattctcaaccaacAGTATAGCACCCACCCCAAGAGATTTCAATAT is a window encoding:
- the SPAG5 gene encoding sperm-associated antigen 5 isoform X2, whose product is MWRVKKLNLSVSPSPQPGKAAMRTPLRELILQPGALTNSGTGPPIAYSSTPSLCKLGLQEGSNNSSPLDFVNAKKTDAPSEQFSHPSTCLEACQHESDEQPLNLIPQTNSTPKTSEEAVDPLGDNVVKTMVLVPSPGGQQQNITLEVHLDTMAETNSFSLDEPLRPGDLLRKGVAPCMEDNFSEIVPAMPEKPTFQDPPSHLLEYPQNPCSEQQLHCSKESLKDSRTEAVPEDLVPSESNALLPSSLLWLSPSTVLAADFPVSLVDPGEEILEHRTIEEREMSFPTFPEEAELGDQALVSNMVDIPSTGLTPNPGEMESQAAPGPAVEHAGSIPVSDMGPWMSPLAWLEKGVNTSVMLENLRQSLSLPSVFRDAAIGTTPFSTCSVGTWFTPPAQQERSTNTSQTGLVGTKDSTSETEHLLWGRPPDLTALSRHDLEDNLLNSLVILEVLSRQLQDWKSQLTGPHPEVQDSSTQTDTSSSGMSKKPQHLQESQEIGQALRQARNVMSWVLVSKELISLLHLSLLHLDEDKTALSQESRRTETLVSCCFDVLKKLRARLQSLKAEREEAKHREEMALRGKDAAETVLEVFCAHASQRISQLEQDLASMGEFRGLLKETQTQLVGLHTEQEGLAQQTASLTSALQQDWISMQLDCVTWTALLSRFRQLTEKFTAKSRQTLQERDAAIEEKQQVSRELERVSSHLEDCKSQLEQLELENSRLATDLRAQLQILASMESQLKELQSQHAHCTQDLAMKDQLLCQLTQSSEEKAAQWQKEEMALKHMQAELQQQQAVLAKEVQDLKETLEFAEQENQVAHLELGQVECQLKTTLEVLRERSLQCEDLKDTMENLKAKLASTMAEKQQQDLEKTRQYSQELRVLTEQLRSLTLFLQTKLKEKAEPETLLISTACAPSQEHPLPSDSTFLGSTLTAVADEEPESAPVPLLGSDKSAFTRVASTVSHQPTETPGIENSLAEMSTMTLELQSLCSLLQESKEEAVRTLQRKICDLQAQLQAQEEQHQEAQKAKEADIEKLNQALCLRYKNEKELQEVIQQQNEKILEQIDKSGELIRLREEVTQLTRSLRRAETETKVLQETLAGQLNPDSQPMATNWIQEKVWLSQEVDKLRVMFLEMKNEKAKLMVKFQSHRNILEENLRRSDKELKKLDDIVQHIYETLLSIPEVVRGCKELQGLLEFLS
- the SPAG5 gene encoding sperm-associated antigen 5 isoform X1, translating into MWRVKKLNLSVSPSPQPGKAAMRTPLRELILQPGALTNSGTGPPIAYSSTPSLCKLGLQEGSNNSSPLDFVNAKKTDAPSEQFSHPSTCLEACQHESDEQPLNLIPQTNSTPKTSEEAVDPLGDNVVKTMVLVPSPGGQQQNITLEVHLDTMAETNSFSLDEPLRPGDLLRKGVAPCMEDNFSEIVPAMPEKPTFQDPPSHLLEYPQNPCSEQQLHCSKESLKDSRTEAVPEDLVPSESNALLPSSLLWLSPSTVLAADFPVSLVDPGEEILEHRTIEEREMSFPTFPEEAELGDQALVSNMVDIPSTGLTPNPGEMESQAAPGPAVEHAGSIPVSDMGPWMSPLAWLEKGVNTSVMLENLRQSLSLPSVFRDAAIGTTPFSTCSVGTWFTPPAQQERSTNTSQTGLVGTKDSTSETEHLLWGRPPDLTALSRHDLEDNLLNSLVILEVLSRQLQDWKSQLTGPHPEVQDSSTQTDTSSSGMSKKPQHLQESQEIGQALRQARNVMQSWVLVSKELISLLHLSLLHLDEDKTALSQESRRTETLVSCCFDVLKKLRARLQSLKAEREEAKHREEMALRGKDAAETVLEVFCAHASQRISQLEQDLASMGEFRGLLKETQTQLVGLHTEQEGLAQQTASLTSALQQDWISMQLDCVTWTALLSRFRQLTEKFTAKSRQTLQERDAAIEEKQQVSRELERVSSHLEDCKSQLEQLELENSRLATDLRAQLQILASMESQLKELQSQHAHCTQDLAMKDQLLCQLTQSSEEKAAQWQKEEMALKHMQAELQQQQAVLAKEVQDLKETLEFAEQENQVAHLELGQVECQLKTTLEVLRERSLQCEDLKDTMENLKAKLASTMAEKQQQDLEKTRQYSQELRVLTEQLRSLTLFLQTKLKEKAEPETLLISTACAPSQEHPLPSDSTFLGSTLTAVADEEPESAPVPLLGSDKSAFTRVASTVSHQPTETPGIENSLAEMSTMTLELQSLCSLLQESKEEAVRTLQRKICDLQAQLQAQEEQHQEAQKAKEADIEKLNQALCLRYKNEKELQEVIQQQNEKILEQIDKSGELIRLREEVTQLTRSLRRAETETKVLQETLAGQLNPDSQPMATNWIQEKVWLSQEVDKLRVMFLEMKNEKAKLMVKFQSHRNILEENLRRSDKELKKLDDIVQHIYETLLSIPEVVRGCKELQGLLEFLS